agctgggcggggcggggcacgAGCGGGGGACAGGGGCCACGCTGGACACGGGGCGCCACGCACCTCCATGGTTCCGTTCTCCCGCACCAGCAGGCACCAGTGGGTGGGCTCAGCCCGGAAGGGGGTGGGGTCCCGGTCGGCGGGGGGCTGGCTGCTCCTGCGGGCCTCCTCCTTGCTGGGGCTGAAGAGGGAGCCCGAGTCTCCGTAAAGCATCTCCTCCTCGTCATCCAccgtggggctgggggccagcaGACACGTCAGTCACGGGCAGCCTGCCCCAGGGACCCCGGCCCcagcctgcagcccagccccacaCACACCTGGTCTCTGAGCCCTGGCACTCGGCCTCTGAGCCGCTGCGGCCGCCCAGCTCGTCGCGGGCCCCGCCCAGGCGGCTCTCGGTGGTGAACAGGCCGCTGACGTCCCGGTACACGCAGAGCGTAATCACCTTGGACTGCTGCGGGGACAGGGGGGCTCagtgcgggggggcgggggggtcagCCGGCCCCAGGGACGGAGGAGGGAGCCTACGTGGTGCAGCGGGGGCTTGTGCAGCGCCAGGCGGTGGTGGCGGCCCCCATACGAGTCACTCTTGAGCAGGAACATGGTGACATGGCCCTCGGCACTCATGATGACCACGTAGGGGTCAGCCACGGCGCACTGCACGATGGGGGAGCCCAGGTCCACGGGGATGAAGTGCAGCTGGTTCACTGCGGACACAGGCTGGTCAGCAAAGGGCAGTCGGCACGCACTAGCCCTGGACCCCATCCTGCCTGCCCGTGTGGCCCGGCCCACCTCCTTCCAACAGGCGGATGCCGAGTGGCGACACTTGCACGATGTAGCGATTGTCCCCGATGTTGCCAGCAAAGACTGTGGGGCCCTGTGTGGCAAAGCCGCTGGTGTCCAGCTCCATGATCTCCTGCCCCGTCTGTAGGATCTGTGGGTGACGGTGGGTGATGGTGGGTGAGGTGCAGCCCCCACCAGCGGCACCCCCGCCCCAGGCTGCCGGGCGGGCCCCATCACCATGGTGGAGTCTTCCCGGCTCAGGATAAGGAACCCGTGTCTCCGCCCATCGTCATCTGCTTCGGGGGCGCTGGGCTCctgctccgccccctcccccttggtgcTCTCCTCCTGTGAAGGCAGACGGAGAGCAGGAATCCCACCGCCCAGCCCCAGGTGCCCAGAGCGCCGAGCCAGAGCAAGCCCGTGGCCAAGCCCGCCTGAGCTGCAGATTGGCAGAGCCAGTGCTGGGACCGGCGGCCTCTGGGCCACCCACACACGGGCCAGGTGGGCGGCAGCTCTGGGCCCCCGCACCGCCCAGGCCTCGCCAACCTGGGGCACACCTACCTGCTCCTTCCGCACAGGGGCGATGACTGTCCACATGTCATAGCAGCCAGGAAGCTCAAAGGTTGTCACCACCTGGGGCCGGATGCTCTTCTGGAAGGACACGAGGGGTGTTGGCAAGCGCACCCGGGCCCGCCAGGAGgcgccacccctgccccccacacaccTGCAGCACCGACAGGGCCCCGTTCTTCCCGTAGCCGGAGCACACCACGATCTCCAGGTCTGGCTCGGGACTGTTCTGAAACTGCATGGCGGGCAGGGGGGTGAGGACGGCAGCTCCCTGCTGCGCAGCCTGCCCCCCACCACCTCGCCCCCGAGCGGGCACCTCTTCAGAAAGGAAGGCGGGCTCGCCCATGGCGGCGTTGGCACAGGGTCCGATGTTGAGGATGCTGTCACACACCTGCGGGCACAGCAGTGGTCAGGCGGGCAGGCGGGGCAGGCGGGCCGGCAGGCGGTGACCCCTCTATGCCCAGGCTCACCTCAAAGGAGTAAGTGGCCAGCTGTGTGCCTGACTGGGCCTCGCTGCCGTACACCTCAATCTCGTCCACCTCGTCCTGCGGCACTGACTTGCCCCCTACAGCATGTGGAAAGGCCACCTGAGCCCACCTGGCTGCCCAGTCCAGCCCCCGCCCTCGGCCCTCACCTGACGGCCCTCACCTGACCAGCCCGCTGTGGCGTCCACGCGCTTCTTCTTGGAGGGCGGCTCCTCCTGTGAGGCAGGTGGGGTGGTGAGCAGCCCCCGAGGCCGCCCCGCATGGGAGGGCAGCGTCCCCACAGTCCCCGCACCCACCTTGTCGGCAACCTCCCGGGCGGTGCCGGCCGGGGGCTCCTGCAGCTTTTCCGTGTACTTGAGGAGCAGGGAGTTGCCCAGGCGAGAGCCAAGGAACAGGTATCCGGGCTCCATGGTGACCATCTGAAGGCAGGACGGGGGTGAGGGCGGGGCCCAGTCCGGACCCGGGGCCGCCCCCCCGAGACCCCACTCACACTAGTGGTGAGGACGCTGGCGGCGGCCTTGTCGAAGTGGAAGGCGCGGACGCTGCGCATGCCGTCCGTGATAAGCGTCAGCACGTAGCTGCCGGGAGGGACACGCTGAGCTGGCGCGGGGGACCCACACCACCCGCCAGAGAGGACGGGGCTCCCTGGAGTGGGAGACTCACATCTCGCCGCCCTTGAGGGAGATGACCATCTTGTCGTAGGAGATGAAGGCTGCCTGGGCACAGTCCAGGGTGATCCGCACGCCCTCCTGGGTGCCTGTGGTGGGGAGTCAGCCAGACCCAGCagcctcccgcccctccccccccacacccctcGGCCCCGGCACCCCGACACTCACGCAGGGGGAAGGCAGTGGTGCCGGTGGTGAGGCTGTTGAGGGCCACGCCGTAGGGGGGGACGCTCTGGTTCAGGTACAGCAGCGAGTTGACAGCAAAGACCACCACCCCGCCTGGAGGTGGACACgctggtgggtggggcccagCGCTCTCCATACCCACCCCCTCCAAGCAGCCCCACCTCACCTATGGGCTTGGGCACGGCAAGGGCCTGGGTGCAGTCAAAAGGCAGGCTGGTGAGGGACCAGATGACAGGGTGGACCTTCTGCGTGATGTTCAGCGAAATGGCCACGATGGAGCACGTGTCCTGCCGCACAGCCACCCGCCTGGGACCACGACAGCGCGTCAGTCCCCAGTCCCGCCCCACAGAGACTCGCCcggctcctccctccctccctcccctggggcGGGCCTCTCCCCGGGTCAGGGCCACAGCCATGGCCACAGCAGCGCAGGACCTCACCCAGGCCAGGTCTGGTTGGGCTCAAACAGGATGAGCAGGGTGGGCTCGTAGTAGCCGTGCAGGAACTGCAGGTCGACAATGTTGAGAAGCTTCTCGTCCAGGGCCCTCACGTCAATGATGTAGCTGGGCAGGAAGCTGGACCTCTGCCTGGGGGCAAAGGGCTTCAGCTGGGGAGGGAACCCCGGCTCAGCAGCGCCTTGCCTCCCCTGCCCGGGCACTCACCCCTCACCCACGAGCCCCTCGTGCTCCTCGGCCAGGCTCTCCCTGCGGAAGGGAAGGACCACCAGCCGCGTGCCGTAGATGAGCATGGCCGCGCAGCGCCCGTCGGGGTCCACGCGCACCCGCGGCGTGTGCACGTTCTGCACAAAGCCGTCCTGCAGGGGAGGGGCATCAGGCAGGCCCTGGCAGGGGACCCCGCGGGGAGCCAGGGGGCGGGgcgaggcagggggtggggcggggcaggggtggggcggggcaggggcggggctagGCCTACCCGCAGCTCAGGCTCCTCAAAGTAGTGCAGAGACAGGGTCTTGAGATCGTGGGTGCCCGGGTCGTACTCCACTACCGACAGCTGGGGGAGGCAGGTCAGAATCGGGCCCGCCCACCGCAGCCCCCCCGCCCGGCTCCCGCCCCCactgccccccccgccccccgcttccCACTCCCACCTTGGCATCCTTGAAGCTCAGGAGCAGGGCATCCCTCTTGGCACCCGCCAGCTGCACGCTGGCCATGGACATGACGTTGccgaagaaagagaaggaagccaCCAGCTCCAGCTTTTCCCGGTGCTCCCGGTGGGCCTTCCCCTCTGCGGAGAGCCAGTGGGTAGGGATCTGGGCCGCGTGCCCCAGCCGCCAACCCCCAGGTGCGTGGCCAGGCAGCCACCCTGCGCTCACTCACCTGCGCTCCTGTCATTCTTGGTCGGCACCTgtaggagggagaaggagggaggacagtgaggggcccacctCATGGAGGGACAGGAGAAGACCACCCAAGGCCGGCCCTGCAGCCAGGAGCCCCACGGGGCTCGCCACAGTGGAGCGTGCGACCAGACACTGCTGGATACGGCCGTGCCCACAGACTCACACTGGCATCTGGGGTCCCCAGCCCGCCCCAGGGCTCCTCCTCAG
This sequence is a window from Orcinus orca chromosome 17, mOrcOrc1.1, whole genome shotgun sequence. Protein-coding genes within it:
- the CPSF1 gene encoding cleavage and polyadenylation specificity factor subunit 1 isoform X2, with the translated sequence MYAVYKQAHPPTGLEFSMYCNFFNNSERNLVVAGTSQLYVYRLNRDAEVPTKNDRSAEGKAHREHREKLELVASFSFFGNVMSMASVQLAGAKRDALLLSFKDAKLSVVEYDPGTHDLKTLSLHYFEEPELRDGFVQNVHTPRVRVDPDGRCAAMLIYGTRLVVLPFRRESLAEEHEGLVGEGQRSSFLPSYIIDVRALDEKLLNIVDLQFLHGYYEPTLLILFEPNQTWPGRVAVRQDTCSIVAISLNITQKVHPVIWSLTSLPFDCTQALAVPKPIGGVVVFAVNSLLYLNQSVPPYGVALNSLTTGTTAFPLRTQEGVRITLDCAQAAFISYDKMVISLKGGEIYVLTLITDGMRSVRAFHFDKAAASVLTTSMVTMEPGYLFLGSRLGNSLLLKYTEKLQEPPAGTAREVADKEEPPSKKKRVDATAGWSGGKSVPQDEVDEIEVYGSEAQSGTQLATYSFEVCDSILNIGPCANAAMGEPAFLSEEFQNSPEPDLEIVVCSGYGKNGALSVLQKSIRPQVVTTFELPGCYDMWTVIAPVRKEQEESTKGEGAEQEPSAPEADDDGRRHGFLILSREDSTMILQTGQEIMELDTSGFATQGPTVFAGNIGDNRYIVQVSPLGIRLLEGVNQLHFIPVDLGSPIVQCAVADPYVVIMSAEGHVTMFLLKSDSYGGRHHRLALHKPPLHHSKVITLCVYRDVSGLFTTESRLGGARDELGGRSGSEAECQGSETSPTVDDEEEMLYGDSGSLFSPSKEEARRSSQPPADRDPTPFRAEPTHWCLLVRENGTMEIYQLPDWRLVFLVKNFPVGQRVLVDSSFGQPTTQGEARKEEATRQGELPLVKEVLLVALGSRQRRPYLLVHVDQELLVYEAFPHDSQLGQGNLKVRFKKVPHSINFREKKPKPSKKKAEGGSAEEGAGARGRVARFRYFEDIYGYSGVFICGPSPHWLLVTGRGALRLHPMGIDGPIDSFAPFHNVNCPRGFLYFNRQGELRISVLPAYLSYDAPWPVRKIPLRCTAHYVAYHVESKVYAVATSTNTPCTRIPRMTGEEKEFETIERDDRYIHPQQEAFSIQLISPVSWEAIPNARIELEEWEHVTCMKTVSLRSEETVSGLKGYVAAGTCLMQGEEVTCRGRILIMDVIEVVPEPGQPLTKNKFKVLYEKEQKGPVTALCHCNGHLVSAIGQKIFLWSLRASELTGMAFIDTQLYIHQMISVKNFILAADVMKSISLLRYQEESKTLSLVSRDAKPLEVYSVDFMVDSAQLGFLVSDRDRNLMVYMYLPEAKESFGGMRLLRRADFHVGAHVNTFWRTPCRGAAEGPSKKSVVWENKHITWFATLDGGIGLLLPMQEKTYRRLLMLQNALTTMLPHHAGLNPRAFRMLHVDRRVLQNAVRNVLDGELLNRYLYLSTMERGELAKKIGTTPDIILDDLLETDRVTAHF
- the CPSF1 gene encoding cleavage and polyadenylation specificity factor subunit 1 isoform X1 produces the protein MYAVYKQAHPPTGLEFSMYCNFFNNSERNLVVAGTSQLYVYRLNRDAEVPTKNDRSAEGKAHREHREKLELVASFSFFGNVMSMASVQLAGAKRDALLLSFKDAKLSVVEYDPGTHDLKTLSLHYFEEPELRDGFVQNVHTPRVRVDPDGRCAAMLIYGTRLVVLPFRRESLAEEHEGLVGEGQRSSFLPSYIIDVRALDEKLLNIVDLQFLHGYYEPTLLILFEPNQTWPGRVAVRQDTCSIVAISLNITQKVHPVIWSLTSLPFDCTQALAVPKPIGGVVVFAVNSLLYLNQSVPPYGVALNSLTTGTTAFPLRTQEGVRITLDCAQAAFISYDKMVISLKGGEIYVLTLITDGMRSVRAFHFDKAAASVLTTSMVTMEPGYLFLGSRLGNSLLLKYTEKLQEPPAGTAREVADKEEPPSKKKRVDATAGWSGGKSVPQDEVDEIEVYGSEAQSGTQLATYSFEVCDSILNIGPCANAAMGEPAFLSEEFQNSPEPDLEIVVCSGYGKNGALSVLQKSIRPQVVTTFELPGCYDMWTVIAPVRKEQEESTKGEGAEQEPSAPEADDDGRRHGFLILSREDSTMILQTGQEIMELDTSGFATQGPTVFAGNIGDNRYIVQVSPLGIRLLEGVNQLHFIPVDLGSPIVQCAVADPYVVIMSAEGHVTMFLLKSDSYGGRHHRLALHKPPLHHQSKVITLCVYRDVSGLFTTESRLGGARDELGGRSGSEAECQGSETSPTVDDEEEMLYGDSGSLFSPSKEEARRSSQPPADRDPTPFRAEPTHWCLLVRENGTMEIYQLPDWRLVFLVKNFPVGQRVLVDSSFGQPTTQGEARKEEATRQGELPLVKEVLLVALGSRQRRPYLLVHVDQELLVYEAFPHDSQLGQGNLKVRFKKVPHSINFREKKPKPSKKKAEGGSAEEGAGARGRVARFRYFEDIYGYSGVFICGPSPHWLLVTGRGALRLHPMGIDGPIDSFAPFHNVNCPRGFLYFNRQGELRISVLPAYLSYDAPWPVRKIPLRCTAHYVAYHVESKVYAVATSTNTPCTRIPRMTGEEKEFETIERDDRYIHPQQEAFSIQLISPVSWEAIPNARIELEEWEHVTCMKTVSLRSEETVSGLKGYVAAGTCLMQGEEVTCRGRILIMDVIEVVPEPGQPLTKNKFKVLYEKEQKGPVTALCHCNGHLVSAIGQKIFLWSLRASELTGMAFIDTQLYIHQMISVKNFILAADVMKSISLLRYQEESKTLSLVSRDAKPLEVYSVDFMVDSAQLGFLVSDRDRNLMVYMYLPEAKESFGGMRLLRRADFHVGAHVNTFWRTPCRGAAEGPSKKSVVWENKHITWFATLDGGIGLLLPMQEKTYRRLLMLQNALTTMLPHHAGLNPRAFRMLHVDRRVLQNAVRNVLDGELLNRYLYLSTMERGELAKKIGTTPDIILDDLLETDRVTAHF